The sequence below is a genomic window from Setaria italica strain Yugu1 chromosome IV, Setaria_italica_v2.0, whole genome shotgun sequence.
TCCTCCGCCACTATCAGGTGATATCATgtgtaaaggaaaaaaaaagctaaacaTAATTTTATAGCAAGTGTCACATGGAAGAAGGGATTTTGATATGGTAAAATGAAAATGGCTAAAGTTAGGGGGTTAGGGCCAATTTTGTAGAGGTAAGGCTTGGGTAGCAGAAGAAATTTTGAGAGTGAGTGGTGCATGGAGATTAGAGTTATAAAAACGGTAGCTCTATCTCGTCGGTTAAACCTATTCAACGGTCCAAATATTGACTTACACAAACTCCAGCCAAAATTACCTGATGAGGAGACATATCTTTATAAAACAACCCCTGGTGCTTTATGGATAGGCTTCTTGAAATTCAGTAGCGGGTGAGCAATTAATTTGAGTCGTCAGAAGAAATGACTGAAAAATGTGGGGAGCTCCGCAAGCACAAGTCTTTTTATAGATTAAGAGAGTGTGTGTTTACAAGAAAACAAGGGGGAAAGAGAGATGAAACTAAAACAATGAAGAGTCAAGCCATGATTGGGCGTCTAGAGAGTAGAGAAATAGCAATTCTTCAGTACGTTTGAACAAGGAAAGACGAGAGGTATAGGAAAATTGGGTGCAGTTTCTTTGTGCATTTCATCGACCCTATCACATGAATTCCTCAAGGAGACTGTGAACATCAGGAGATCGGTGACGACAACACATGAGCTGCTTCTGCATCATACACTCAAGCACAACTACAACATGGGACAAGTTTATGGCGAAGTAGTAGAAGAGAGAGCTCCATACACTCAAGCACAACTACTGCATGATGTCTGCCTCCAATGGCGAAATGAAATCTTAATCTAAAATTTAACACTCAACATTGTTCGTCTGAAATCAAATTTTTGGATGTAAACTGAACCAAAGTCATTTGCAGGACCATGTATACGACTGGATCCCAACTAATGCTGGTAATTCTGTCGATGTCATTATATATCATGTATTGGCGGCGGAAATGGGCTGTTCTCGGGACCCGGCTGAACTGCAACACCAAGAGCAAGGTATTAGCCAAACTAAGTCAGCAAAGAAGGGTGAAATGTAGAACATATAGCATCATGTGTTGCAATTGGCTGTGCCTGTTTGAAACGGTACGTTTGCTTGGGATCCAAAAACCTCATAATTTAATTAAAATTCAGTTAGAAAAATTTTAGTTTGAACTAAACTCTCAGCTCCCGGACCAATCTCCATCTTAAAAAATTGGTATAAAAATTGCCTGTACTACTCAAACGCATATGTCTGTACTTGATtatattaaaattatcaaaataGCCCCTGCCCGATTCAACATAGTATAAGACCATTTGAACGCAAACAGCAGTACAGCACAGACTAATTGCATCCCTACCTGCCGGAGGCTTAACAGGTGCTGCTGTTGGGGCATCGCCACCCGGAGCTGCCGGAGAATCGCTACCTGGAGCAGCTGGAGGCTTCACGGCCGGAGGATCGCTACCCAGAATGGCTGGAGGGACCGCAGGTTCTCCTTGTGGAACGGCAGTGGAGCCGCTGTTAGCAAGCGCCATTTGCTCTCAGCGGACAGAGGTGAAGGAGATAGACTCAGTCTGATTGCAAGGGTATTTAAGCTATGAGATGCCAGTGGTATCTGTGTCTCACGAGTCACGAATGAGGTACCTGCCGGTCTGCCCCCGACGACTTGAAGAATCGCTTCTTTGCTGCAGGCCGGGTAAATGCAACGTATTCACTATCCAGGGGTTGCTGGCATCTCGTTCTCACCATCTCAATCTCACTTTGAATCTTCGTAGCAAGGCTGACTTCGTAGCACCAAGAATGCAGGTTCGGTAGATGATTGAATAATTGGATGTACATTGCTCCTAGTCATTGCTAGTATGTTTCACGGAAAGAATATTTTTTTGGAGCAGTTGTAGCCATAAAAATTTTCTATTCAGGTAGGAGAGCATTTGGAGAAAACTTTACCCAGAATAAGTTGGCCTTCATTTACCATGTGTTGTCAAGCTATAATTGGCTGGTTTATTATCACAATCCCGTAGCACAGATTGTCTGCATACTTCATCTTCGATACCCTTTTTGTCCAGTGAGGGCGGCAATGCTAATTAGGCAACTGAGATCactgcctttttctttttcgatAAATCTCATATATTATATCTCATTTATTAGGAAAGCTGCAATTTCTGGTATGGCTCCTATACTGCCTGCTCCAATACAGGGAATCAACTACTACTAACTAGAGACTTTCTGACAGCAACTTACTACAAATTGCACAGGTGAATTTCAGACACTACGCCAAAATAATTCAAGCTTCTATTTGCAAAACGGTGGAAATGGTCTTGAGGTATTCCAAATGGGAAGCAAAGTAGTTGGAGAAACTGAGTTGGCAGTGATCTCAGCTTTACCATCACGGTCATTTCCACTGGATATTAAAAGTTACGAAGCTTCAACCTCCTTTACTCAAAAATTGACTCCAATTAAGCATCCTCATCAAACTAAGAATATAATCCTCAGATCTTAAGTGCCTACGAGACCCTTTGATTAAACACCTTTTAGTGAAGAGGTTCAGGTTTGTAAAGCTGCATGTTTTTTCCTTTAACAAACATATTTTCATTAAAAGGCTCCCCTCCTCTTTTTTTCTGGTTTCTTTAAGAAAGAATGTGTAAATTGGTCAGTTCGGAACCATCACAACAGATGTGTGTTCGAAGGGATTCAGCCTAGCCTAAATGGAGTCCTGGTATCCGTTAGGGAGGAGCTGCACCTTTGGAGTATTGGGAGCTCAAGGAATCTCTCATCTCCTCACTCTAGTGCCACCCATTGAGTAAGTTTTGTTAGTGGTCAAGGTCTTTCTGTTTTAAAAAGGCGAGGGAGTGTTCTTTGTATGATGTGAAGGGTGTGCGGTGTGGTACAGGGCTCAAACCCCCTcgttttcttcttaatataatgatacgcagctctcctgtatgttcaagggaaaaaaaaaagatagccgAAGCCCATATAGAAGAAAAAATAAGCAGAAAATTTCTGTGAATGGGATGAACCAGCATATTCAGTGGCTAATATGCCATTTCAAGTAGCAACAGTGGAGGGTTAGCAAACATGCAAAACTGCAAAAGCTAAGAACTGGGCTGAAATTAAATGCTCTACATGATTATCACTGATCACCATCTTAATTAAATCATATGAAGGTGTTAGCTAAAACAATCACTTCATGGATTCACTATTACACAACCTATGAAGGCACTAGCCAATAATTATCTTAAGACATACTCTCTCCTAGTTCAAAACATCATATCACTAGCAAACAGATGTCAGACAAAATATCAGAACAATAAACAATGTCGAACGTACCAACACTCTAGCATCTATTATAGTGGCAAACACTCTGAAACTGACATGAGCATAACATCTATCAAGGTTGTCCATCTGATAAATAAGAAAGGAAACAACACAATCCACAATACAAAataaattctgaaaaaaaatctagatcAACGGTATGTATCAAGGACAAATTCAGGCACATGGAACTTACAAGACAAGTGGAAGTATTACTTCCCTCAAGAAAATCCAGTATATCTCATACAATTAAACTCATGTGCTTGAAACAAGATGCAACCCATGTCCTGTTACAGTTCCATGTAATGTGTTGGGATGCAACATCCTGAGTGCTGTCTAACTATGGTATTATCAAGCTCAAACATTCAGACAGTATCCATGAACTAAAATGCTGTCAGAACTCAAAACTGTTTCCTTTTGCTCCTAAATAATCTATCCCTTTTCGAGTACACATAAAAGAAACCAAAAACAAACACTCCAGACATGGAAACTGAGACCCAAGGGAATGGTGGATCTTTGAAGCAAACCAGTGTAGCCTCAAGCTCCTGGGATGCCTGATACACCAATGAGTGAATTTCATACAGATCATGGTCTGAAGATCTCAAAAGGTACATTGCCTTCTCGTAGTCCAAGCGTGACATGGCTGAAACCACCTTCTCCAATTTATATGTGAGCAGATTCCACCTCTGAATGAATTCAACATGCCTTTTCTTTCTAAGAAGTATGTTCTCCCCACCATGTGCTGCCATTGACTCCAAAACATTAATTGTGCTAGTGATTGTGAAGTTCAAGGTGGTAAGAAGAACATTCCTACGAGCTGCATCTTTCTGCACAAAAGACAGTGATTTGGTCTCTGAAAAAGGACCAAATGGTGTATGCCCAGTGCTCCAAGTGTAATCAACAACTGTAGCGTTATGGTCAGGGCTCCATGACTGATGCGTGGGTGAAACACCCCACATGCTCTGCAGAACTGAGCCAATGATTGGCCGCTCAAGGTTTCTAGTCATTGTAAGCACGTGTCGACCATTACAGGTGTAGTCACTTACTGTTTGTGAGCTCCTTGTCCTCACAGCAACCACCATATCACCAAATGCCACTGCCTGGTGGTACCTATCCAGTGGCAAAAGTTTATCATAATCCAAATCAAACACAAAAACTGGCACCACTTTGTCATGTTCATCATTGTCATGAACCCCAGCCAGACGATGTATCTCATCCGATGAGTCTGAAAGCACCTGCCTCAAACGCTTGGAGTCCAAGTACTCATTCACTATCAGTGTGTAATTCACAAACAGGAACCTCGATGTAAATGAGTTTGTCGACCTGGCAATTGCAAATGAGCAAATTGGGCATTCGGAGTACCTGACCGTGTGCAAATCAAACTTCAAGCTCTGGCCACTATAAGGTAGATCCCCATCTCGAATCGACTGCTCAATTACATGGAAATCAAGCCCCTCTGGTTCCTTCCGGTCCCCATAGATGTGAACAAACCGAATAAGCAACGAGTTCTCATAATACACTGGAATTCTGAGCGACGGCACTAGCAAAGACTTGTAAGCACTGAGTACAAGAGAAGCCAGATCAGCGAGGAGAGCTTTCTCCGCCTTGGGCCGACCGTGGAGGGTGGCAAGAGGGTGGAACTCACCACGagggagcacaccatcaccAGACAGCGCCGGGCCATAGTTCACCGGGCCGGCACCAAGGTCGATCCAAATGTACCGATCCTTGCCTGCCCACATGGGACCGAGGCAGCGGGAATACCCGGGAGAGGAGGCGTCGGTGCCGGAGGCGGCCGCAGTGTAGCCGTACGGGCGCGGCTGAGAGCCGAGGTCGAGCAAGTAGATGTAGACGGCCTCAGCGGGGCCGGAGCCGGCGAGCGCGCGGTAGTCCTCGGCGACGAGTTCGTCGACGAGCGAGTAGGGAACGCCGGAGAGCGCGTTGGAGTGGAAGGGCGCGGCGGATTTGTCGAGGTGCGCGCGGACGGCGTTGCCGGCGCTGTTGGCGAGCTTGGACGCCGCGACAGGGCCGGTGACGTCGAGGTGGAGGGTGTGGGAGACCGCGAGGCGGTGCGGGGGGCGGCTGGAGAGGAAGCTTGCCGAGGAGACGGCAGCGTTgacgagggaggggagggaccGACCGGAGGAGGCCGGGAAGGAGGCCCCCGCGAGGCGGACGtggacggggacggcggcggtgagggagaggaggcgggaggggaggagcggggtcggggcggcgagcgcgcggcggaggccggcggggagggcggcgaAGGTGTCGTTGCCGGCGGACGGGTcgcgcgcggccgccgacgcGAGGAAGGCGTCGAGGCCCGAGAACGCGGCCGCGGTGGCTGCGGGGGCGAGCGaggcgaggagggagaggagtaGGAGTAGGGGTAGGGTttggggtgggggcgggggcggggggcgAGCCATGGttaccggccggccgggcggagaggagaggaggttcAGTCCGTCGGGGGGTTTCAGCGTTCAGATCGATCTGAGATGGGAGAGGAGACTGATGAAATGCAGCGGTCTGCGATCAGGATCTTCTGCGGTGGGGATCTATGGAGCGTAGCGTGTGACTCCATAACTGTGGGACTAGTTTGGCAAATGAGCATTTCAGGTCCGGCCCGAGCCCGCTAGATTTTGGCCCGTCTACGGTTGCTGTAGGGCAGAGGAAAAATCAAGCTCAAAAAAATCGGATCGGCTCAAGCCTGCCCATAcaatttattatttatttttctacttaAAAAGGAACGGAAGTACGAGCCCAGAGCTTGACAATGCTTATGGGATAACCGTGATCACAAACTTTTAACCTGAAATAAACCGGGTTTTTTTACATCCCGACCCAGCCCAACAAATACTCATGTCTACTTGGAACTTGGAAGCCATGCAAACCACGTGGAACATGATCCAAGCTAAGAGCTCACCTTAAGGGTGTGTTAGGCTCCGAGACAAGGTGGGACGGGATCATTCCATCCCCGTATTTTAGGATGGGACGATCCTATtttatgtttggttgagagggacgAGTCTGTCCCAATTCTTTGTTTGGTACGAGGATCGAGAGAATGGAATGAATGACGATTTTAATACCGTTAGCCATAGTAAATGGACCCTACCTGTCGTCTAAATGGAGGACCCCATTTGTCATTGTctgttcaatatttttcttttttccttggCCTTATCCTTCTTCCGACCACGCCGCCCCtgggccacggccacggccaccaccgcccctGCTCCACCCCGCCTCCCCTAGGCCACGGCCGCGCTAACGGGGAGCTCGACCCGCCACTCCAAGGctacggccgcgccgcgccgggggAGCTCCTCCGCGCCCCTTCGTGCCCGGCGGAGCTCCCGCGCCCACCCGCCCAAGGTAGCCCTCCGCACCGGAGCGAGCTCGTCCGCGCCCCTCCTTGCCAGCCGGACCTCCTCCACGCCCCTCCATGCCGACGGGcgcccgtcctcctcctccgtgccAGCGGGCGCTCAAGCTCGCCACCATCAGCCTCGGACCCCGGTCGTGCCGCCCAACGAAGGTTGCCCCCACCTGCGAAGCTCGACGCTGGCTCCGAATTCGCGTGGATGCCTGCCAGAGCAGCTCCAGTGCCCGCCCACCGGTGGGaactcgtcctcctcctctgcgctgGCCGGCTATCCTCCTTTGCCCGCGCGGAGACGGCGTGAACCGTGTGAACAGGTCCGCCACTTTTTGTGGGACGGAGGCATCCAGCATccggagggtatattccctcccAGGGATGTCCCCATCCCATATGTCTCTGCACCAAATGCAGgatgaagtgggatcgtcccgtcccgtacCACTTCATCCCTGGAACCAAACGCACTCTAATAGTTGATTTAGATCGAAATATCCTCAAATTAAAAAATGGATAAATTCGAAAAGCGAGGAAGAGTGATCATGCTATCACGAAAGGAATTCTTGCGTACTATCAATGCATCCGACAATGGCTGTgtttaatatttatattttcaaaatgtCACATAGGCAAAAGAACATTTAATTCATGGTTAAAATAGATTAATACAATACATGTTTCATTCTTTGTTGTTTCATAGGCTACATGCAAGGCACAAGCTACCTTAGAAATAGTATATATAGGGTTTCATCTCTTTCTTCGTTAACTCTTTGCCACATCATAAAAAATATTGACATGTCACCCtatttaatgagaatgaaactccCGTTGAGAGTGGGTCAGTTCCAATGCATAGTTTCATTGCAGTTACCAAGATTGGGTACTTTGTAATTGAGCTTGATgggtttcatggggatgaaacccctttctcatctgatgaaactaCCCCTCCTTTCTGCTCATAATGACCCTGTCAAGTCAGCAAATTTGCTGATATGACATATAATATAATGCTCATAAAATTTTCCATTAAGACTGGCCCAATGAGTAACAAGATGCTCCTATAGGGAGCACGCTACCATCTAGCTCACCATAATTATTGTTCAATTAAACCTCGTccaacgcaaaaaaaaaacatggcaaATTATTGTGTGTATGTAAGAGAGAGATGAATCATGGCAACATGAGACACCGTCTCTCAAAAAGGGACATGGTTGACGGCTCATATAATCATATTCATTCAAATGGTATTTTGTGGAAGTGAAATGAATAATGGTTTTTTTTTGTCGACGGAGCAAATATTTTGTTTCAATTTGTTTGTACAAATAGTTTTAAAATTTCTAGAACTCACTTTTACCAAAGATATTTTTGTATGTAGAATGGGGATCGAAGCTCATCTAACAGAAGCAAAATGGGTTTGTACATGTTAGCCTCATGAATAAAAATGCAGCTAAAGCCAACTTCATTTCAATTATTACTGTGGATACACTTACTTTGTTGACGGTATATTTGTTGCATGATTAGTAATTCCTACCAAAGCACACCCCTCAACACTACTACATATGTATGATGGTGCGCAGCCTCCATTTTACATCCGCACATTCATCTTCTCCGCTACTCCATTCATTCTCTAACAAAGGGCATAGTTATTTCCTCATTTTCCATGGCTCTCGTGGAGTGAAAATTTTCAACTTAATCAAAATTCAACCGATTTCAACTCTTCTGAACTCAAAAATAGTCAACACACAACACTCAAATAACGTTAGGAGTAGTAATAAATGTTAAGAAATTATTTGATTCCACTGTCGTGAGCCCTCATTGGATTGAGAAATAAACAATGGCCTAAAATCCTCCTTTGACTTGAGGTGGAGTAACTACAAGGATAAAAGGTTTCCCCTTAATGAGGACCAGTAGAATGCAG
It includes:
- the LOC101771100 gene encoding uncharacterized protein LOC101771100 gives rise to the protein MARPPPPPPPQTLPLLLLLSLLASLAPAATAAAFSGLDAFLASAAARDPSAGNDTFAALPAGLRRALAAPTPLLPSRLLSLTAAVPVHVRLAGASFPASSGRSLPSLVNAAVSSASFLSSRPPHRLAVSHTLHLDVTGPVAASKLANSAGNAVRAHLDKSAAPFHSNALSGVPYSLVDELVAEDYRALAGSGPAEAVYIYLLDLGSQPRPYGYTAAASGTDASSPGYSRCLGPMWAGKDRYIWIDLGAGPVNYGPALSGDGVLPRGEFHPLATLHGRPKAEKALLADLASLVLSAYKSLLVPSLRIPVYYENSLLIRFVHIYGDRKEPEGLDFHVIEQSIRDGDLPYSGQSLKFDLHTVRYSECPICSFAIARSTNSFTSRFLFVNYTLIVNEYLDSKRLRQVLSDSSDEIHRLAGVHDNDEHDKVVPVFVFDLDYDKLLPLDRYHQAVAFGDMVVAVRTRSSQTVSDYTCNGRHVLTMTRNLERPIIGSVLQSMWGVSPTHQSWSPDHNATVVDYTWSTGHTPFGPFSETKSLSFVQKDAARRNVLLTTLNFTITSTINVLESMAAHGGENILLRKKRHVEFIQRWNLLTYKLEKVVSAMSRLDYEKAMYLLRSSDHDLYEIHSLVYQASQELEATLVCFKDPPFPWVSVSMSGVFVFGFFYVYSKRDRLFRSKRKQF